From the genome of Bactrocera oleae isolate idBacOlea1 chromosome 2, idBacOlea1, whole genome shotgun sequence, one region includes:
- the P5cr-2 gene encoding pyrroline-5-carboxylate reductase 1, mitochondrial, whose protein sequence is MNKVGKIGVLGGGKMALAMVKGFLSAGLTKPEEIIASVHPDDKQSYTQFEQIGIETVVKNEPVVEKSDIVFISVKPQVVPVILPEIKPLSNNKLFISIAMGITLKMLERQLSSGARVIRAMPNTPALVKAGCSVYARGAKASQNDGELTKLLLEAIGTCEEVPEIWFDPITALSGSGPAYVFVMIEALADGGVRMGLPRDLAYRLAAQTVLGSGKLVRDTREHPGVLKDNVTSPAGSTAAALKVLETEGFRGTIANAVEAATLRCRQISGN, encoded by the exons atgAATAAAGTTGGCAAAATCGGCGTTTTGGGGGGTGGTAAAATGGCTCTTGCAATGGTGAAAGGTTTTCTCTCAGCTG GTCTTACAAAGCCTGAGGAAATAATTGCCAGCGTACATCCAGATGATAAACAAAGTTATACGCAATTTGAG CAAATAGGTATTGAGACGGTGGTAAAAAATGAACCGGTTGTAGAGAAATCGGATATAGTATTTATATCAGTTAAACCACAGGTGGTGCCTGTTATATTACCTGAAATCAAACCATTGAGCAACAACAAGTTGTTTATTTCAATAGCCATGGGCATCACTTTAAAGATGTTAGAACGG CAATTATCCTCAGGTGCCCGAGTCATACGTGCAATGCCTAATACTCCGGCACTGGTGAAAGCGGGATGTTCGGTATATGCACGCGGTGCAAAGGCAAGCCAAAACGATGGCGAGTTAACAAAGTTACTTTTGGAAGCGATTGGCACATGTGAAGAAGTTCCGGAAATTTGGTTTGATCCCATTACAGCTCTGAGCGGAAGTGGACCAGCTTATGTATTTGTCATGATTGAGGCACTAGCGGATGGCGGGGTCCGAATGGGTTTGCCGCGTGATTTGGCATATCGACTTGCCGCCCAAACTGTTTTGGGCTCAGGAAAATTGGTACGCGATACAAGAGAACATCCGGGTGTCTTGAAGGACAATGTAACTAGCCCAGCGGGTTCAACTGCGGCGGCGCTTAAAGTTTTAGAAACGGAAG GTTTTCGTGGAACAATTGCCAATGCAGTAGAAGCTGCAACCTTAAGATGTCGGCAAATATCAGGCAATTAA